The Gammaproteobacteria bacterium genome contains the following window.
AACTGCTCCAAGCGGTCGATCATATCTTGCATCAGTGGTGATACGGCCGCTTCGGTTTTATCAATGTTGTCCATCTCACGCTGCAGCCGTGCCATGGTATTTTGTTGGTGGCGGATGACCGACTCTAGCTGAGCGTTGTAGGCTTTGAGGTTATCAATTTCCATCATCACCTGCTGATACTCAGCCGCCATATCACGAGTGCTTTCGGCCAAACGGTCGATCCGCTTTTGTGATGCGGCATGACTGCGCACCAGTTGTTTTTCAATTTTCATCGCCTCATCCAGCGGTTTGGCTGCAAACGAGGCTGTGCTCATTAAAGTCATTGCGACAGCAACAACGATGACGGTTAATTGTTTGGTTTGCATGAACATGACACTTCCTGAGTTTGTTTTTGAACATTTCGGAGTTCGCTAACACCGCCCCTTCACCAAAACAAATGCAGCAGCAGTAAGCTGCTACTATCCGCCTGATGCTTCGGGTAACGTCGGCGTCAGCGAGGAACCGACTCTCGGATTGCAGTGAATATAACGACTATGAAGGCACCCGTCAACGTTCCCTGTTGCATATTACTCATCTCTTATGCATAGTGCGCTCGTGGTCACCATCCGGGAGAGATCATGCGCATTTCGATCATTACCACCTCAAGAGCCGAGTACGGCCATCTTTACTGGCTCATTCGAACAATTGCAGAGCACCCTGACTGCGCGCTTGATTTAGTGGTGGCTGGCGCTCATCAATCGCCAGAATTTGGGCACACCATCCGTGAAATACAAAAAGATGGCTTCCCCATTGGCGCATGTCTCAGTGCGTTACCCGAAACCGATACCCGCGCCGACATGGCGCACTTTTCGGGCCAGTTAATTCAAGAATTGACGACGCATTGGCAGACTTGCCGCCCGGACTGGGTGGTCGTCATCGCTGACCGATATGAAATGCTGGCCCCGGCAGTCGCCGCCACTTGTCTTGGTTTGCCTATTGCCCATATTGAGGGCGGTGATGTCAGTGGGGGCG
Protein-coding sequences here:
- a CDS encoding DUF3450 family protein produces the protein MFMQTKQLTVIVVAVAMTLMSTASFAAKPLDEAMKIEKQLVRSHAASQKRIDRLAESTRDMAAEYQQVMMEIDNLKAYNAQLESVIRHQQNTMARLQREMDNIDKTEAAVSPLMQDMIDRLEQ